The following are from one region of the Vulgatibacter sp. genome:
- a CDS encoding M28 family peptidase — translation MSRTRSILSALGAAGILGAGALIALRGPAHARGDGMPISAESLYATVKSYVEAGPAAEGMPSKDRVRDLIVSRLEATGAKVQVLPLTAQTPAGPWELENVFASFRPEAKDRILLGAHWDTRLWAERDPDPARRDQPITGANDGGSGVAVLLGIADALAKNPPPEGLGVDLAFFDGEEGFDGNLHEWFYGSKDLAERWFRTGVSVPRSVVIVDMVARKGLRIRREGISDSKPEGRALLDQLFAIAKEKGYRSFVDAPGQQVLDDHLPFIARGLPAVDLIDLDDPHWHTHEDTLDKIEPKGMAEVADVVLTWIRRGAPAK, via the coding sequence ATGAGTCGCACCCGTTCGATCCTCTCGGCGCTCGGCGCCGCCGGCATCCTCGGGGCCGGCGCGCTGATCGCCCTGCGCGGACCTGCCCACGCACGGGGAGACGGCATGCCCATCTCCGCCGAGTCGCTCTACGCCACGGTGAAGTCCTACGTGGAGGCGGGCCCCGCTGCGGAGGGCATGCCGAGCAAGGATCGGGTGCGCGACCTGATCGTCTCCCGCCTCGAGGCCACCGGCGCGAAGGTGCAGGTGCTGCCCCTCACCGCGCAGACGCCCGCCGGGCCCTGGGAGCTCGAGAACGTCTTCGCCTCCTTCCGCCCCGAGGCGAAGGACCGCATCCTCCTCGGCGCCCACTGGGACACGCGGCTCTGGGCGGAGCGGGATCCCGATCCCGCCAGGCGCGACCAGCCGATCACCGGCGCCAATGACGGCGGCTCCGGCGTGGCGGTGCTCCTCGGCATCGCCGACGCGCTGGCCAAGAACCCGCCGCCGGAGGGACTCGGCGTCGACCTCGCCTTCTTCGACGGCGAGGAGGGCTTCGACGGCAACCTCCATGAGTGGTTCTACGGCTCCAAGGACCTGGCCGAGCGCTGGTTCCGCACCGGCGTCTCGGTGCCGCGCTCCGTGGTCATCGTCGACATGGTGGCGCGCAAGGGCTTGCGGATCCGCCGCGAGGGGATCTCCGACAGCAAGCCCGAGGGCAGGGCGCTGCTCGACCAGCTCTTCGCCATCGCGAAGGAGAAGGGCTACCGCTCCTTCGTCGACGCGCCGGGCCAGCAGGTCCTCGACGACCACCTGCCCTTCATCGCCCGTGGCCTCCCCGCCGTCGACCTCATCGACCTCGACGACCCCCACTGGCACACCCACGAGGACACCCTCGACAAGATCGAGCCCAAGGGCATGGCCGAGGTGGCGGACGTGGTGCTGACCTGGATCCGCCGCGGCGCGCCGGCGAAGTAG